Part of the Lysobacter enzymogenes genome is shown below.
CTCGAGAAGGCGACCATCAAGGATCTCGGCCGCGCCAAGAAGATCCAGGTCTCCAAGGAAAACACCACCATCATCGACGGCGCGGGCGAGAGCTCGGGCATCGAAGCGCGCATCAAGCAGATCAAGGCGCAGATCGAGGAGACCTCTTCGGACTACGACCGCGAGAAGCTGCAGGAGCGCGTGGCCAAGCTCGCCGGCGGCGTCGCGGTGATCAAGGTCGGCGCCGCCACCGAAGTCGAGATGAAGGAAAAGAAGGCCCGCGTCGAAGACGCGCTGCACGCCACCCGCGCTGCCGTGGAAGAAGGCATCGTCCCGGGCGGCGGCGTCGCGCTGATCCGCGCCAAGGCCGCGATCGGCGGTCTGAAGGGCATCAACGAAGACCAGAACCACGGCATCGCCATCGCCCTGCGCGCGATGGAAGCGCCGCTGCGCGAGATCGTGACCAACGCCGGCGAAGAACCGTCGGTCATCCTCAACAAGGTCATCGAAGGCAAGGGCGCCTACGGCTACAACGCCGCCACCGGCGAATACGTCGACATGATCGAGGCCGGCATCCTGGATCCGACCAAGGTCACCCGCACCGCGCTGCAGAACGCCGCGTCGATCGCCGGTCTGATGATCACGACCGAAGCGATGGTCGCCGAGCTGCCGAAGAAGGACGAGCCGGCGATGCCGGGCGGCGGCGGCATGGGCGGCATGGGCGGCATGGACTTCTAAGTCCGAAGCGCCCGCTGTCTTGAGCGAAACGAAAAGCCCCGCAGCGATGCGGGGCTTTTCTTTTGCGTCTCGATCGGCTCCGGCGCGCGCGGCGCTCAGGGCTGGAAGCGCGAGCGGCTCCACTCGACCAGCTGGGCCACGCTGGTTCCGGCGTACACGTCCTGGTCGACCTCGCCGGCGACGCCGCCGACGCTGCCTTGTTGCGAGTACTGCCAGAACGTCCACGCGTTCCAGCCGGTCGGCAGGGTCGGCGCGGCGACGCCGTATTCGGCGATCCACAGCGGGTAGCGGCCGAAGTCGGCGCTGACGTCGTTGTTCCAGAACGAGAGGTTGGTGTAGATCATCGGCGTGCGGCCCAGCGCCTGTTCGACCGCGTTCAACCAGACCTGCAGGTTGGCGGCGACGCCGCGGCCCTCGTAGTCGCCGTTGCTGGATTCGATGTCGATCACCGGCGGCAGGTCGCCGGCGTCGAGCGCGCCGACCGTGGCGACGAAATGGCCGGCCTGGGCGACCGGGTCGTCGCCGGTTTCGTAGAAGTGGTACGCGCCGCGCGCCAGCCCGGCGGCGCGCATGCCTTGCCAGTTGGCCTGGAAATCCGGGTCGGTGTAGGTGATGCCGTCGGTGGCCTTGGCGAACGCGAAGGCGATGCCGGCGGCGGCGACCGCGGACCAGTCGACCTGGCCCTGGTAGTGGGAGACGTCGATTCCCTGCAGATGGCCGGCAACGTTCATGGCGGTTCCTGTGCGGTGGGCGGAAGGCGGGCTCGGGTGCTTCAACGCTGCGCCGCGAGCGGCGTGAAGCGGCCGCGCGCGCTCACATGATCTCGTCGAGCAGCGCGCGGTTGAGCGGGATCACGTACGCGGCCATGTCCAGTACCGTGTGGTTCGCGGTCGCTCTGGAATTGGCGAATTCCTCGATCACGCTGACGCACTGGTCGCGCTGGCGCCGCGGCAGGAAGCGCAAGATCGGCACCAGCCGGCGATGGCCGATGGTGCGCCACAGCGCGACCGAGTCCAGGCCGGCCATCCAGCGGCCGGCGTCCTCCTCGCGCAGGGCCAGCGCCGGATGGCCGCCGATCGCGCGCACGTCCTGGTTGCGCAGCTGCTTGATGTGGCGGTTCGCGCTCAGGCGGCTGTTGGAATGGGCGTGGCCGACTTCGCCGCTGGCCGGGCCGTAGCTGGTCGGCACGTCCTTGGCCGCGGCGCCGAAGCCGAAACCCGACAGCAACTGCTCCTGGTCCTGCAGGTCCTCGGCGAGGATGCTGAGGGTGCGCATCCGGGTGCCGCCGAGCAGCGACTCGCACGGGAAGAAATAGCCGAACACGGCGAACACCCGCTCGTGCAGCGCTTCGTACTGGTCGCGGCGCTGGCGCGCCGCCAGCGCGCGGTCGACGGCCTCGATCAATTCCGGCGCGACGTCCAGGTCGGTGTCCGGCTCCAGCGCCAGCATCACCTGCGGCAGGATCATTTCGTCGACCAGATGGATCGAGGTGATCTCGTGCCGCTGCAGGCGCTCGATGTCGTGGCGGAAGTTCGCCGACAGGCCGAAGCCGTTGACGCCGCCGCCGCCGTTGGCGTTGTGGATGCTGCGGGTATGCAGCTCGTGCAGCACCCGGCTGGCGGTGGCGCTGACGGTCCAGCGCATGCTGAAGGCGACGCCGCCGGAATGCGGGCGCCGCTGCGGATGCCGGTAGACCACCGGCGACTGGGTCGAGCGCGCGCCGAACTCGACCGCGCTCGGGTCGGCGCCGAAGCGCAGCCCGCGGTCGAGCCGGCGCGCGGTGAACAGCGCGCGCACCGCGTCCAGCGGCAGCGCGGTGAACTCGTCGGGCGTGCCCACGGTGAACGGCGCGAGCGCGACCTGCAACTGCGCGAGCAGGTCCGGCGCGTCGGCGTCGTTGCGCAGGCCCCAGGCGGCTTCGGTCGGCGTCGCGGTCGGCACGGTCGGGGTCGGCACCGGGCGCGGGGCCGGCTTGGGCTCCGGTTCCGGTTCCGGTTCCGGCTCAGGTTCCGGCTCAGGTTCCGGCTCGGGCTCGGGTTCTTCGACCGGCGCGGCGCGCGCCGGCCGCACCCGCACCGTGCTGCCGTCGCCGATCAGTTCCGCGATCGTGGTTTCGGTCTCGGTGTCCGGGTCCAGGTTGGTGTTGCCGACCAGGAAGCGCTCGCCCGGGGTCATCCCGGCGCGCTCGGCCAACTGCTCGCGCAGCTGCGCCAGCACCGTCTCCGGGTTCATGCGCAGGACGATGTCGCGGTCGGAATCGCCTTCGAATGCGATGGTGAGGAGCATGCGGATGTTCTCGTGTGCGCAAGGCGGGCCAGGAGCGACGCTCAATCGGCGTCGATCACGAAGAAGTGCACGCGCAGCAGGCCGATGCGTTGCCGCAGCGGGTCGTTCTCGGCCTGCACTTGGATGCGTTCGAAGCGCTGCTCGGCGCTGCCGTCGGCCCAGATCACGCCGGCGTTGACCCGCGCCGCGGCCTCGCCGCCGTCGGGCGCCGCGCGCACGACGCCGGCGCGCACGCCCGCCATCGGCAGCGAGGGCGGGCGCGGGAAGCGCAGGTGGCGTTCGTCGAACACGCGGCCGGCGACGGGATCGAGGAACTGGCGCACTTCCCAGGTCGAGACCTCGCAAGTCCACAGCCGCTGCAAGGCGTCGCGGTCGTGCGAATCGCTGAGCCGCGCGCGCATCAGGTCGACGGTGATGAGCCGGTTGTCGCGCTGGAACCGGCGCACGGTGGCGCTGCGGAAATTGCCGGGCTCGGGACGGCCGACCGCGTACAGCCGGTCGACCACCGGATCGGCGCCGGTCGCGATGCGGAAGCCGAAACCCAGGCCCAGCTCCGCGCGCGAGCGCACCTCGATCGACAACGCCGCGCCGCGGGTGGCCGCGACCACGTTCGGGAACAGCCGGTCCGGCGCGATGCGCAGGCGCGCGTCGGTGAACATGCGCACCTGCGCGCCCTGGTTGCGCAGCTGCGCGTCGGGGTCTTCGGCGTTGAGGCCGAAGCGCACGGACAAGGCTTCGTTGTCGTACAGCCAATCGGCGGGTTCGCCGTCGAGGTCGTGGGAGCTGGACATGGCCGGGCCTCAGGTGCGGCGGACGGTGAAACTCAAGGTGGTGCCGCGCACGGTGAAGGTGGCGGTCTGGCCGTTCGGCGCGTAGGCGACCGACGGCCCGTTGCGGGTGCGGCCGGCGACCGCGCTGACTCGCGGAAACACCCGGTCGCCGACCTGCAGCGCCTGGTCGCCGAAGCGCAGCTGGGCCAGGTCGATGGAGCGGATCTGGTTGATCGGGAAGCGGCCGCTGGCGCCGGCGCGGCCGCCGTTGGCGCGCTCGATCGCGAAGCTCATGACGAAGCCTGCGTTGTTGGCGCAGGCGATGTGCTGGACGAACAGCTCGGTCTCGCCGGATTCGGAAGGATTCATGACGGGCGCCTCGGATGACGGAAAAGGGCGACGGCGGTTGCAACAACGTCAACGACCGTCGGGGCGGTGTGTGAGCGAACGTGGGTCGCCGCCGGGGCGCGGCATTTACTAGCGGTCGTGCGGGCTCGACAATGCCGCCGATTCCCCCCGGATCGGATGGCCTATGCGTGGCTTGGTCGGCTTGCTGTCGTTGCTGTTGCTGCTGACCGGCAGCGGCTGCGCTGTGGTCAAGGTTAAGGAACGCGGTTTCGGCGACTACGCGGCCGAACGCAATCTCGATGCGCTCAGCGGCGGCCGGCTCAGCGCGGCCGCGTCCTCGGCGCTGAGCTCGGCCGGGCTCGACCCGGCCGCCTGCGCGCGCGAGCCCGAGCCGTGCATCGGTGCGCTGCGCCCGCTGGCGTCGGCGGAAGAATGGCTGGCGACCTCGGCCGAACTGGAGCTGCTGCGCATGAACGCGCTGCCGGCGACCGTCGGCAAGGCCGCCGAAGCCGACGCGTTCGCGCGCCGCAATGCGACCAAGCCGGAGCCGGCGCGGATCGACCCGGCCGCGATCGCCGCCGACCCGCGCACCCGCGCCGCGGTCGCCACCGCGCGCTACGCCTACGCCTACCTGTTCGCGACCGCGCGCACGCCCGAGCAGCGCGTGTTCGAGGCGCGCCAGCAGCAGGTGCTGCAGTACTACAACCGCGCGGTCGAGGCGATCGCCCAGGCCGCGTTCGAAGCCGGCGGCGGCGAAGCCGGGGCGACGCCGCTGCAGGTCGGCGGCTTGCGGCTGAGCATCGCCCTGCACGGTTACGAAGCCTCGGAAATCCAGCAGACGCCGGAAGCCCTGCTCGCCTCCGACACGCTCGGCTTCGCCAACCTGCGCGCGGTGTACCGGCGCGACGGCTTCGGCACCGGGCTGGTGGCGGTGTTTCCGCGCCGCCATCGCAGCAACGTGATCGCCGACGACGGCGCCGCGGCGGCGCTGTCGAAAACGCCACCTACCGACGGACATGCCGCGGCCAGCGCGGTCTCGCGCGGCGGCGGCGCGGCCGTCGCCGATGCGCAGGACGCCGATGCGGGCCAGGACGTGCCTTACCGCGACACCCGTTATCTGCCGGTCACCGCGACCCTGCGCTTCGAAGGCGACGGCCTCGACGCGGTGCTGGCTACGGCGCAGGCGAGCATGGACGTCTACAACCCGTACCGCATCGACAGCGAGACCATCGCCGGGCGCAAGGTGCCGCTGGCGGCGAACTATTCGGCCGCCTACGGCGTGTGGCTGGCGCGCTCGGAACTGGCGCGGCTGAGCCTGACCAGCCTGCTGCGGCCCAAGCAGGCGCGCGCGTTCAAGCCGCGCGTGTATCTCAACCAGCCCTACGATCCGAACAAGCGCGTGATCGTGCTGATCCACGGCCTGGCCAGCAGCCCGGAGGCCTGGGTCAACCTGGCCAACGAACTGCTCGGCGACGAAACCCTGCGCCGCCGCTATCAGCTGTGGCAGGTGTTCTATCCGACCAACCTCGGCATGCTCTCCAACCGCGCCGCGATCGAATCGGCGCTGCGCCAGACCTTCGCCCACTACGACCCGCAGGGCGACGACGCCGCCAGCCACGACGCGGTGCTGGTCGGCCACAGCATGGGCGGGGTGATCGGGCGGCTGCTGCTGAGCGACAGCGGCGAAAAGGTCCTGGACGCATCGCTGGCTCCGCTCGACGCCAAGGCCGCGCAGCGCCTGCGCGACGATCCGGCGGTGCGCGAGCTGACCGTGTTCCGGCCGATGCCGCAGTTCGGCCGCGCGGTGTTCATGGCCTCGCCGCAGCGCGGCGCGGTGGTCACCGACGGCTGGCCGCTGCGGATGGTGCGCAAGCTGATCCGGCTGCCGTTCGACGTGCTGCGCGAGACCGCCGAACTGATCCAGCGCAACGACGTCGACAGCGCCGAACTCGAACGCATCGGCTTCCGCAAGGGCCGCCCGCCGACCGGGCCGGACGACCTGAGCCCGAATTCGCTGTTCATGCGCAGCACCCGCGACCTGGCGATCGAACCGGGCCTGCCGTACCACGTGATCGTCGCCCAGCGCGATCCGAAACTGCCGCTGGCGCAGTCCAGCGACGGCGTGGTGCCGTACCAAAGCGCGCACCTGGAAGGCGCGGTCTCGGAAAAAGTGGTCGAATCCGGCCATAGCGTGCAGGAGACGCCGCAGGCGATCGCCGAACTGCGGCGGATCCTGCACGAGGACATGGCGACGTACGAAAGCCGCGGCAAGCGCTGAGCGCCGCCGCGGCGGCGCGGCTCAGCGGTGCGCGGGCTGCGGTTGCGCCTGGGTCTGGGTTTCGTTCTGCGCTGGCGCTGGCGTCGGCGCTTCGCGCGGCAGCGCCGACAACTGCCGGCTCGATTCCTCCACCGGCGTGCGCAGCGCGTCCTGCATCGCGACGCCCGCGCGGCGGTGCGCGGGATCGTCGAGCCCGCCCTGGACCACGAACACGCTGCGGCCCGAACCGACGTCGGCGCCGATCACGACATGGTCGGCGCGCTCGATGCCGCCGCGTCGCGCCTCCACGGTCAGGGCCGCGGCGAGGCGCTCGCTTTCCTGCGCGTTGCGGTGCAAGGGATGCCCCTGCGCGCCGAGCTTGTCGTGGATGCTCTGGTACAGCGCGTGGTCGGGATGTTGCGGGCTGCGCAGGTCCGACGCGGGCAGCGCGGGCGCCCCGGCCGGCGCCGCAACGGACGCGACCGCCGGTGCCGCGGCGGTCGGGCGGTTGTTGCGGACGTAGTCGTGCGAATCGATGGTGTGGTCGAAGTTCGACAGCTCCGGCCGGCGGCCGCCGACATCGTAGTAGGGCAGGCGCTCGCCGGCGTGGCGGCCGAGGTTGATGCCGTTGCGCTCGAGCGTGCGTTCGCTCAGGCCGAGCGCGCGCATGTCGATTTCCACCCGCGGCGCGTTCGCGGGCGCGTGCCCGCGATCGAGTTCCAGCTGGGCGAGTTCGCCGATGTAGCGCGCGCCGTACAGATTGCTGTAATCCGAGCCGCCGCGATAACCGAGCCGCGCGTCGCTGGCCGACTTGCCGAAGTAGTACTCGCCCATCGCGCGGACGTTGGCGGCGTTGTCCGGCGAAATCGACTGGTCGGCCTCCAGCGTCAGGTTGCGCTTGAGCCGGTACGAAGGATTGCTGTCGGAGCCGGTCTGTTCGATGAAATCGGCCGCGCGCGGCGAGGACTTGTAGATGTCTTCCAGGGTCAGGTTGGAATCGGTCTCGCGCAGCGCGCCGACCATCGCGTTCCAGCCCTGGATATGCGCGCGCGCTTCGTTGTCGCGATGCGCCTGCAGCACCGTCGTCAGCGCCGGCGTGTAGTTGTGGACCGGCGCGTCGCTGGCGGCCAGCGTGCGCGCCTGGTCGGTGAAGGCCTGGCGCGCCTGGTCCATCGGCGTCTGGGTCTGGCCCGGCGCGATCCGTCCGTGCTGCACTTCGTGGCCGAGCACGAAGGTCATGTTGTTGGCGTCGTACTTGTTGGTCAGGTCGTCCAGGCCCAAGGCCATCGTGCGGTTGCGCGAATCGAAGCTGCCGCCGGCATGCGGGTCGCTCTTGAGTTCGAAACGCCGCAGCTCGTGGCTGTCGGCCGCCGCGTTCAATTGCCGGGTCAGCGCCGGCGAGCGCACGATCGCCGCCTCCAGGTTGCGCGCGGCTTCCGCGGTGACGCCGGTTTGGCGTGCGAACTCGTCCAGGCGTGCGCGCAATTCCGTACCGATGGGTTCGGCGCTCATGCTGCCTCCTTGCGTTGCCGGCGTTATTCGACCGTGATCAGGCTGACGCACTCGTGCTCGTAGGCGTCGTCGGATTCGGCGCGGGTGTAGATGCGGATCCACAGCTGCGGGCGCTGGAAGCTCCAGCCCAGCGGGCGGTCGTGCTCGGCCGACATCGGGCTGCGCTGGTAACCCAGGCCTTCCAGGGTCTTCGCGTAGCGCTCGAAATCGGGGCGGCAGATCGCGCTGGCGTCGGCGTCGTCGCGCTTGCGCCGGTACTCGAAGCGCAATTGCTGGCGCTGCGAACCCGCCGGCACCAGCAACTCAAGCGAGTAACCCCAATCCGGCCCGAGAGAAGCGCCGGTGCGGGCGCTGTTTTCGGAGCGTTGCAGGCTCCAGCCGGTGTCGCGCTCGATCCGTTCGGCGCTGAGCTGCTCGCGCGCGCTCAGGCCGGCGAGCAGTTTCAACACGGTTTCGCCGACGGCTTCGGCGTCGGCCTTGCGGCCGGGAGATTCGTCGGAAGGATTCATCCTGGACTCCTTGACGGGCGCCTGGGCCGGACCGGCCGCGGCGCAGGCGCTCAACAACGCGACGCTCAATGCGCAGGCGAGCGCCGGGGCGGTTCGGCCGGAAGCGATACAGGCTGGGCGAAAGCGGAAAGGCATCCGGGGCGTCCTGCGTGCGTCGGCTCGGTATAGATCAAACCGCAGGCGCGGGCAAGCGGCAGCGCGAATCGACGCGCGAATCGTGGATTTTTTGCCCACGGCCGGCTGGCGAACCGGTCGGGCCCCGCGCGCGGCGGAGCCCGACCGCACACCGCGATCAATGGTGCGAGTTGGCCGAAATGCCGCCGCCCTTGCCGTCCGGCACCAGCATGCGCACGTTCTGCATCATGCCGCGGTCCTCGTGGTCGAGGATGTGGCAGTGCAGGACGTACTCGCCGATGTAGCGCTCGTAGCGCGAACGGATCACCACGTTGTAGCCCTGCTTGACGAACAAGGTGTCCTTCCAGGTGTTGCGCAGGTTGGCGTACTGCGGATCGTTGGGCTCGCCGCTGACGCTGACGTCCTTGCCGCTGGGGTCGTAGATCGCCACGACCTGGAACGGATTGACGTGGATGTGGAAGGGATGGCCGCCGCGCTTGGAGGTCAGCGTCCATTCCTCGGTGCGGCCCAGGATCAGGTCGCGCGCTTGCTTGGGCGCGTAGGAGTTGCCGTCGACCTGGTACTGATCGTCGTCGGTGATGTTGAAGTACAGCTCCTGATTGCCGTTGACTTCGCTCTTGGGAATGTCGCGATGCGGTACGAACGCGCCCAGGCGCAGGCCGTCGCGCAGCTCGGCCAGCACGCGCGGCTTCACTTCGTTGGGCATGTTGCGTTCGGCCGAAGCGGTGAGCTGTTGCAGGATCAGCGCGCGCGGTTCGAACGCCGGTGCGAACGGCCCGGCGACTTCGGCGATGCCGAGCAGCTGACGGTCTTCCGCGGCCTGGGTGACGCTGGCGCTGGCCGGCGCGGCGGCGTCGATCACGCAGTAGCGCCCGGGGGTGGGGAACACCACCAGCACGTCGCTGCGATAGCCCGGTTGCAGCACGTTCTCGCGCTTCTCGATGAT
Proteins encoded:
- a CDS encoding GH25 family lysozyme, which gives rise to MNVAGHLQGIDVSHYQGQVDWSAVAAAGIAFAFAKATDGITYTDPDFQANWQGMRAAGLARGAYHFYETGDDPVAQAGHFVATVGALDAGDLPPVIDIESSNGDYEGRGVAANLQVWLNAVEQALGRTPMIYTNLSFWNNDVSADFGRYPLWIAEYGVAAPTLPTGWNAWTFWQYSQQGSVGGVAGEVDQDVYAGTSVAQLVEWSRSRFQP
- a CDS encoding esterase/lipase family protein, with amino-acid sequence MRGLVGLLSLLLLLTGSGCAVVKVKERGFGDYAAERNLDALSGGRLSAAASSALSSAGLDPAACAREPEPCIGALRPLASAEEWLATSAELELLRMNALPATVGKAAEADAFARRNATKPEPARIDPAAIAADPRTRAAVATARYAYAYLFATARTPEQRVFEARQQQVLQYYNRAVEAIAQAAFEAGGGEAGATPLQVGGLRLSIALHGYEASEIQQTPEALLASDTLGFANLRAVYRRDGFGTGLVAVFPRRHRSNVIADDGAAAALSKTPPTDGHAAASAVSRGGGAAVADAQDADAGQDVPYRDTRYLPVTATLRFEGDGLDAVLATAQASMDVYNPYRIDSETIAGRKVPLAANYSAAYGVWLARSELARLSLTSLLRPKQARAFKPRVYLNQPYDPNKRVIVLIHGLASSPEAWVNLANELLGDETLRRRYQLWQVFYPTNLGMLSNRAAIESALRQTFAHYDPQGDDAASHDAVLVGHSMGGVIGRLLLSDSGEKVLDASLAPLDAKAAQRLRDDPAVRELTVFRPMPQFGRAVFMASPQRGAVVTDGWPLRMVRKLIRLPFDVLRETAELIQRNDVDSAELERIGFRKGRPPTGPDDLSPNSLFMRSTRDLAIEPGLPYHVIVAQRDPKLPLAQSSDGVVPYQSAHLEGAVSEKVVESGHSVQETPQAIAELRRILHEDMATYESRGKR
- a CDS encoding XVIPCD domain-containing protein, coding for MSAEPIGTELRARLDEFARQTGVTAEAARNLEAAIVRSPALTRQLNAAADSHELRRFELKSDPHAGGSFDSRNRTMALGLDDLTNKYDANNMTFVLGHEVQHGRIAPGQTQTPMDQARQAFTDQARTLAASDAPVHNYTPALTTVLQAHRDNEARAHIQGWNAMVGALRETDSNLTLEDIYKSSPRAADFIEQTGSDSNPSYRLKRNLTLEADQSISPDNAANVRAMGEYYFGKSASDARLGYRGGSDYSNLYGARYIGELAQLELDRGHAPANAPRVEIDMRALGLSERTLERNGINLGRHAGERLPYYDVGGRRPELSNFDHTIDSHDYVRNNRPTAAAPAVASVAAPAGAPALPASDLRSPQHPDHALYQSIHDKLGAQGHPLHRNAQESERLAAALTVEARRGGIERADHVVIGADVGSGRSVFVVQGGLDDPAHRRAGVAMQDALRTPVEESSRQLSALPREAPTPAPAQNETQTQAQPQPAHR